A genome region from Caloranaerobacter ferrireducens includes the following:
- a CDS encoding BON domain-containing protein encodes MNIKDKKENLTKDELLVDYIKDQLEEKMQASSMDINVTCRDGVVHLSGFVDVLAEKKYAEQIAYNIDGVRKVENNITIGIEGQITDKHIEKEVIDRLRNNSYSEKINGIGVKVKDGVVNLVGHVDTLKDSHIAMKIASEVRGVKDVVNNTQISTLGVIDDVTITNMIRDKLNRADFSGEDIACTVTGGIASLSGYAQTRRDAEIAKELAMSVEGVRKVINKIRIREK; translated from the coding sequence TTGAATATTAAAGATAAGAAAGAAAATCTTACAAAAGATGAATTATTAGTTGATTACATCAAAGACCAATTAGAAGAGAAAATGCAAGCATCTAGTATGGATATTAACGTAACCTGCAGAGATGGAGTCGTTCATCTTTCTGGATTTGTTGATGTACTAGCAGAAAAAAAATACGCAGAGCAAATCGCTTATAATATTGACGGAGTTAGAAAAGTAGAAAACAACATAACTATAGGTATTGAAGGGCAAATTACAGATAAGCATATCGAAAAAGAAGTTATCGACAGACTTCGTAATAACAGTTATTCTGAAAAAATAAATGGTATTGGAGTTAAGGTAAAAGATGGTGTTGTAAATCTAGTTGGTCATGTAGACACATTAAAAGATTCACATATTGCAATGAAAATTGCCTCTGAAGTCAGAGGTGTAAAGGATGTTGTAAATAATACACAAATCTCTACTTTAGGAGTAATTGATGATGTTACTATAACTAATATGATTAGAGATAAATTAAATAGAGCTGATTTTAGTGGAGAAGATATTGCTTGTACAGTTACAGGAGGTATTGCCTCATTATCTGGATATGCACAAACTAGAAGAGATGCAGAAATAGCAAAAGAATTGGCTATGAGTGTTGAAGGGGTAAGGAAAGTTATTAATAAGATTCGAATAAGAGAAAAATAA
- a CDS encoding CD0519/CD1768 family membrane protein produces MHKMTTGRTRKTIPYLDTIIFLGIISLFFGYLGANMGISNMFSTIMSTAYKLLVDTVFYIMAIAVLTGAFGKLATEFGLVKLLNKIFSPLMKPLFNMPGVAFLGVITTYLSDNPAIISLSKDDDFLSYFKKHQVPCLCNLGTAFGMGLIVTTFMTGLGYFKEALIGNIGAIIGSIISVRIMAHRTKKVLPEEPEKEIKNKKDIDIEDNIIEHAQGSFFERFLTAFLEGGKLGVDIGLSIIPGVLVICTVIMVLTFGPADPSIGYQGKAFEGVRLLPRIGEFLSPIIKPLFGFKSPEAIAFPITALGAVGAALSLVPKFLESGIIGPNEIAVFTAMGMCWSGFLSTHVAMLDALGHRKLISKAITSHVIGGIAAGISAHLIILLLNFI; encoded by the coding sequence ATGCATAAAATGACGACGGGAAGAACTAGGAAAACGATTCCGTATTTGGATACTATTATTTTTTTAGGAATTATTTCTTTATTTTTTGGCTATTTAGGGGCGAATATGGGAATTAGTAATATGTTTTCGACTATTATGTCAACAGCTTACAAATTACTAGTTGATACTGTATTTTATATTATGGCAATAGCAGTATTAACTGGAGCTTTTGGTAAGCTTGCAACTGAATTTGGTTTAGTTAAATTATTAAATAAGATATTTTCTCCTCTAATGAAACCTCTATTCAATATGCCTGGAGTAGCTTTTTTAGGAGTAATAACAACTTATCTTTCTGATAACCCAGCGATTATATCATTATCTAAGGATGATGATTTTTTAAGTTATTTTAAGAAGCATCAAGTACCCTGCTTATGCAATTTAGGTACTGCATTTGGAATGGGTCTTATAGTTACAACCTTCATGACAGGCTTAGGGTATTTCAAAGAGGCATTAATAGGAAATATTGGTGCTATAATAGGAAGTATTATTAGCGTTAGAATAATGGCTCACAGAACTAAAAAAGTATTACCTGAAGAGCCAGAAAAAGAGATAAAAAACAAGAAAGATATAGATATTGAAGATAATATTATAGAACATGCACAAGGCAGCTTTTTTGAAAGGTTTTTGACAGCTTTCTTAGAAGGAGGTAAGCTAGGCGTAGATATTGGACTTAGTATAATTCCAGGTGTTTTAGTAATTTGTACTGTTATAATGGTTTTAACTTTTGGACCAGCTGATCCTTCTATTGGATATCAAGGAAAGGCTTTTGAAGGAGTTAGATTATTGCCAAGAATAGGAGAGTTTTTGTCACCTATTATAAAGCCTTTATTTGGATTTAAGAGCCCTGAGGCTATAGCATTTCCTATAACTGCATTGGGGGCTGTTGGAGCAGCTTTAAGTCTTGTTCCAAAGTTTTTAGAAAGTGGTATTATAGGTCCAAATGAAATAGCCGTTTTTACTGCGATGGGAATGTGTTGGAGCGGGTTTTTAAGTACACATGTTGCTATGTTAGATGCATTGGGACATAGAAAACTTATATCAAAAGCGATAACGAGCCATGTAATAGGTGGTATTGCTGCTGGAATTTCTGCTCACTTAATTATTTTGCTTTTGAATTTCATATAA
- a CDS encoding DUF1893 domain-containing protein, producing the protein MHDLETAKKILFEKNYSLVVVKNGEVIFVSREKGIKPLLSVVLEKEETIKEGSLADKVIGKAAAMLCIKAGFTSVFADIMSESAIKTLKESNIKYEYNTKVQYILNRDKSDMCPVEKIAQSHEDTAKLIEEVKKFLNVIIDK; encoded by the coding sequence ATGCATGATTTAGAAACAGCAAAAAAAATATTATTTGAGAAAAATTATTCTCTAGTTGTAGTTAAAAATGGTGAAGTAATATTTGTAAGTAGAGAAAAAGGGATAAAACCACTATTAAGTGTTGTTTTAGAAAAAGAAGAAACTATAAAAGAAGGAAGTTTAGCTGATAAAGTTATAGGTAAAGCAGCAGCGATGCTTTGCATAAAAGCAGGGTTTACATCTGTTTTTGCAGATATTATGAGTGAAAGTGCTATTAAAACATTAAAAGAATCTAATATAAAATACGAATACAACACGAAGGTGCAATATATATTAAATAGAGATAAGAGTGATATGTGCCCTGTTGAAAAGATAGCTCAAAGTCATGAAGATACAGCAAAATTAATAGAAGAGGTAAAAAAGTTTCTTAATGTAATTATTGATAAATAA
- a CDS encoding DUF3842 family protein, translating to MKIAVVDGQGGGLGKSIVEKIRSEIKDDIEIIALGTNSLATSNMLKAGANAGATGENAVKVMSQKVDIIIGPIAILIANSMMGEITPVMAEAISTSEARKIILPLNRCNVYIAGTQELNINQMLDYIIEEINKARK from the coding sequence ATGAAAATCGCAGTTGTAGATGGGCAGGGTGGAGGTTTAGGGAAGTCGATTGTAGAAAAGATTAGAAGTGAAATTAAAGATGATATAGAAATCATCGCATTGGGAACGAATTCTTTGGCAACCTCCAATATGTTGAAGGCAGGAGCTAATGCAGGGGCAACTGGTGAAAATGCTGTAAAGGTAATGAGTCAAAAAGTTGATATAATTATCGGGCCAATAGCAATATTGATTGCGAATTCTATGATGGGAGAAATAACTCCAGTAATGGCTGAAGCCATATCGACAAGTGAAGCAAGAAAAATTATTTTGCCTCTTAATAGATGCAATGTCTATATAGCAGGTACACAAGAACTAAATATCAATCAAATGCTTGATTATATTATTGAGGAAATAAATAAAGCTAGGAAGTAA
- a CDS encoding ECF transporter S component: MNLNSKTREIVLAGLFIAMGIVLPSLFHLTGISGKVFLPMHIPALIAGFFVSSPTAFIIGFILPYLNSMITGMPPLFPIALIMSFEIGLYGLSVSIFSKKMKLNTIISLILAMITGRIGGGLVAYILSVLFGVKIRALMFVKGSILTGLPGIIIQLIFIPIIVLALSKYSNREITENNTL; the protein is encoded by the coding sequence ATGAATTTAAACAGTAAAACTAGAGAAATTGTTTTAGCAGGATTATTTATTGCCATGGGTATAGTATTACCATCTTTATTCCACTTAACAGGTATTAGTGGGAAAGTTTTCTTACCAATGCATATCCCTGCATTAATAGCTGGATTTTTTGTATCATCTCCAACTGCATTTATTATTGGTTTTATATTGCCTTATTTAAATTCAATGATTACAGGAATGCCACCTTTATTCCCAATAGCTTTGATTATGTCTTTTGAGATAGGGTTATATGGTTTAAGTGTATCTATTTTCAGTAAAAAAATGAAGCTAAATACTATTATATCTTTGATTTTAGCAATGATTACAGGGAGAATTGGTGGTGGATTAGTAGCTTATATTTTATCTGTTCTTTTCGGAGTAAAAATAAGAGCGCTTATGTTTGTTAAAGGATCGATATTAACAGGTTTACCAGGAATAATAATTCAACTTATTTTTATACCTATAATAGTGTTAGCTTTAAGTAAATACAGTAATAGAGAAATTACTGAAAATAATACCCTATAG
- a CDS encoding GNAT family N-acetyltransferase, whose amino-acid sequence MIRLLNNEDYDILMEYIKKEKELNLFIIGDVENYGFNNEFQKLWGEFNQKGELIGVLLKYFESFIFYSRDEFDVEGFYNIMKNEEFKLLSGEKSIVEKFEKLHSFSKKRDTYFCKLDKGSKLEENELLANVRKVELENVDEIVKLYKLIEEFSRDISEESIRKKFEDNTGRGYYIEEDGKMVSVAQTTAENSTSAMIVGVCTHPDYRKRGYATACMTKLCKALLNEGKSLCLFYDNPKAGRIYKRLGFKDMGIWTMYNK is encoded by the coding sequence ATGATTAGATTGCTTAATAATGAGGATTATGACATACTTATGGAATATATTAAGAAAGAAAAAGAGTTAAATTTGTTTATTATAGGAGATGTTGAAAACTATGGATTCAATAATGAATTTCAGAAATTGTGGGGAGAATTTAATCAAAAAGGAGAACTAATTGGTGTTTTATTAAAATACTTTGAGAGCTTTATTTTTTATTCAAGAGATGAATTTGATGTTGAAGGGTTTTATAATATTATGAAGAATGAAGAATTTAAGTTGTTATCAGGAGAAAAATCTATAGTTGAAAAATTTGAAAAACTGCATAGCTTTTCAAAAAAAAGAGATACATATTTCTGTAAATTAGATAAAGGTTCAAAACTTGAAGAGAATGAGTTATTGGCTAATGTAAGAAAAGTAGAGTTAGAAAATGTTGATGAGATAGTTAAACTATACAAATTAATAGAAGAGTTTTCTAGAGACATATCTGAAGAATCTATAAGGAAGAAATTTGAGGATAATACAGGTAGAGGATACTATATAGAGGAAGATGGAAAAATGGTTTCAGTTGCGCAAACAACAGCTGAAAACAGTACTTCTGCTATGATAGTTGGTGTTTGTACTCATCCAGATTATAGAAAGAGAGGTTATGCAACAGCTTGTATGACTAAATTATGTAAGGCTCTTCTAAATGAAGGAAAAAGTTTATGCCTTTTTTATGATAATCCAAAAGCTGGTAGGATATACAAAAGGTTAGGATTTAAAGATATGGGAATTTGGACAATGTACAATAAATAA
- a CDS encoding DUF2284 domain-containing protein → MDKLKVKDFLKAYEMAKKVYMIKEVLIDEIEITQIVRDYCIQNKCEQYGANYMCPPYVGDIEDFKKKLKTYNAGFVVIVRDNINNPNDMEEFYKPAYKLHKIMLELEEEAKKLGFENSYALIGGNCKLCKVCNAKLGIKECNYPDKARPSLEAMGIDVINTCKKIGINIEFKKDEVTWVGLLLI, encoded by the coding sequence ATGGATAAGCTTAAAGTAAAAGATTTTTTGAAGGCATATGAAATGGCAAAAAAAGTTTATATGATAAAAGAAGTATTGATAGATGAAATTGAAATAACTCAAATAGTAAGAGATTATTGTATACAGAATAAATGTGAACAATATGGTGCAAACTACATGTGTCCGCCATATGTTGGTGATATTGAAGATTTTAAAAAGAAGTTGAAAACATATAATGCTGGCTTTGTAGTTATAGTTAGAGATAATATAAATAATCCAAATGATATGGAAGAATTCTATAAGCCTGCTTATAAGCTTCATAAGATTATGTTGGAACTGGAAGAAGAAGCAAAAAAACTAGGTTTTGAAAATTCTTATGCTTTGATTGGTGGGAACTGTAAACTATGTAAAGTATGTAATGCAAAACTTGGTATCAAAGAGTGTAATTATCCTGATAAGGCTAGACCTTCTTTAGAAGCAATGGGCATAGATGTTATAAATACGTGCAAGAAAATAGGTATTAATATCGAATTTAAAAAAGATGAAGTTACTTGGGTTGGACTATTGTTAATATAA
- a CDS encoding Mrp/NBP35 family ATP-binding protein — protein sequence MENKINKIIAVMSGKGGVGKSFVSSLLAVNLNREGYKVGIMDADITGPSIPKIFGLNKVRAQIIDKKLQPVETKTGIKVMSLNLLLEEENKPVIWRGPLISGTVKQFYDETNWGELDYLIIDLPPGTSDVTLTVMQSMPVDYIVVVTSPQDLVNLIVEKSIHMSKMMNVPILGIVENMSYAVCPDCGKKIEVFGKSKSEQVAKEMGLDLIAKLPINSGFTQLCDEGRIELFNHELEEFASLGTKILEKM from the coding sequence ATGGAAAATAAAATTAACAAAATAATTGCAGTAATGAGTGGCAAAGGTGGTGTTGGTAAATCCTTTGTATCAAGTTTACTAGCAGTAAATCTGAACAGAGAAGGATATAAGGTCGGAATAATGGATGCAGATATTACTGGACCAAGTATACCAAAGATCTTCGGTTTAAATAAAGTAAGAGCTCAGATAATAGATAAAAAATTACAACCAGTTGAAACAAAAACAGGGATAAAAGTTATGTCACTAAATCTATTATTAGAAGAAGAAAATAAACCTGTTATTTGGAGAGGACCGTTAATTTCTGGAACAGTTAAACAATTTTATGATGAAACCAACTGGGGAGAATTAGATTACTTAATAATTGACTTACCACCTGGAACTTCTGATGTAACACTTACTGTTATGCAGTCTATGCCTGTTGATTATATCGTTGTTGTTACATCACCACAAGACTTAGTTAACCTTATAGTTGAAAAATCAATTCACATGAGTAAGATGATGAATGTTCCTATTTTAGGTATTGTTGAGAATATGAGTTATGCTGTATGCCCTGATTGTGGTAAAAAAATAGAAGTATTTGGTAAGAGTAAATCTGAACAAGTAGCAAAAGAAATGGGATTAGATTTAATTGCAAAATTACCTATAAATTCAGGATTTACACAATTATGCGATGAAGGAAGAATAGAATTGTTCAATCATGAATTAGAAGAATTTGCAAGTTTAGGTACAAAAATTTTAGAAAAAATGTAG
- a CDS encoding NifB/NifX family molybdenum-iron cluster-binding protein, translating into MKVCFSSEGKSLDSQLDPRFGRCKYFIIVDTETNEFKVVENEGFVSEHGAGVSAANLVVDEGADIVITRNIGPNSMKILTSTKISIYEGQADTIKANLELLKQDKLNEIKEPKKSHFGLQNRWGR; encoded by the coding sequence ATGAAGGTGTGTTTTAGTAGTGAAGGTAAAAGCTTGGATAGTCAGCTGGATCCACGTTTTGGAAGATGCAAATACTTTATCATAGTAGATACAGAAACAAATGAGTTCAAAGTAGTTGAAAATGAGGGTTTTGTATCAGAACATGGTGCTGGTGTTTCAGCAGCTAATTTAGTTGTAGATGAAGGAGCAGATATTGTTATAACTAGAAATATTGGACCTAACTCAATGAAAATACTTACAAGTACTAAAATAAGTATTTATGAAGGTCAGGCAGATACAATTAAGGCTAATTTGGAACTTTTAAAACAAGATAAATTGAATGAAATAAAAGAACCTAAAAAATCACACTTTGGATTACAGAACAGGTGGGGAAGGTAA
- a CDS encoding ATP-binding protein, producing MKISVLSGKGGTGKTTVATNLAYYLSKKGKKVQYLDFDVEEPNGFIFLKPEIKNTFEVKVKVPQIDESSCTQCGLCAKKCNFNALAVTKNGVLVFEKICHSCGLCSLVCPVNAITETEREIGKIEIGYTNNLKAVRGVLNIGEPMGIPILKNLKKLITPDYINIIDSPPGSSCSVVHSVEGSDYGILVTEPTKFGLHDLEIAANVIRQLGVPFGVVINKSDENDYIIEEFCEKQGIDIIEKIPFDRSIAQKYSKGELLEDKSFIEVFENIFSKIMEVS from the coding sequence ATGAAAATATCTGTACTAAGTGGAAAAGGTGGTACTGGAAAAACTACAGTAGCTACTAATTTAGCTTATTATTTAAGTAAGAAAGGAAAAAAGGTTCAGTATTTAGATTTTGATGTAGAAGAGCCTAATGGTTTCATATTTTTAAAACCTGAAATAAAAAATACTTTTGAAGTAAAAGTTAAAGTTCCACAAATTGATGAATCTTCTTGTACACAATGTGGTTTATGTGCAAAAAAATGTAATTTTAATGCTTTAGCAGTTACTAAAAATGGTGTTTTAGTTTTTGAAAAAATATGTCATAGTTGTGGACTATGTAGCTTAGTATGTCCAGTAAATGCAATTACTGAAACCGAGAGAGAAATCGGTAAAATTGAAATAGGTTATACTAATAATCTTAAAGCAGTTAGAGGAGTTCTTAACATAGGAGAACCTATGGGCATACCAATTTTAAAGAATTTAAAAAAACTAATAACTCCTGATTATATAAATATTATAGATTCTCCACCTGGTAGTTCATGCAGCGTTGTGCATTCAGTTGAGGGGTCTGATTATGGGATTTTAGTTACTGAACCAACTAAGTTTGGATTACATGATTTAGAGATTGCAGCTAATGTTATACGACAATTAGGAGTACCATTTGGTGTAGTTATTAATAAATCTGATGAAAATGACTATATTATTGAAGAATTTTGTGAAAAACAGGGAATAGATATAATTGAGAAAATACCATTTGATAGGAGTATTGCCCAAAAGTATTCTAAGGGAGAATTACTTGAAGATAAAAGCTTTATAGAAGTTTTTGAAAATATTTTTTCTAAAATAATGGAGGTTTCATAA
- a CDS encoding ATP-binding protein → MKQIVVISGKGGTGKTTLTSSFAYLAKNRDVADCDVEAPNLNLILNNTPIKRELYIGGKIAYIDKEKCIECGKCRSICRFDAIKENFEINDIKCEGCGACVEVCPNEAIKLVDDETGDVITSSIEGGKFSYAQLRIGADGAGKVVTKVRQSLISDKEKPELVIIDGSPGIGCVVISSLTGCNMAVVVTEPTQSGLEDLMRVLSLVDYFHMKAYVVINKFDINLEKTKEIEDFCNENNFEVVGKIPFDPYVSKAIKKSKPVVLFEESIAGKEIRKIWNIINEKIKEVE, encoded by the coding sequence ATGAAGCAGATAGTTGTAATTAGTGGAAAAGGAGGTACAGGTAAGACTACTCTTACTTCTTCATTTGCATATCTTGCTAAGAATAGAGATGTAGCTGATTGCGATGTGGAAGCTCCAAATCTTAATCTTATTTTAAATAATACTCCAATAAAAAGAGAATTATATATTGGAGGTAAAATAGCTTACATTGATAAAGAAAAATGTATTGAGTGTGGCAAGTGTAGAAGTATATGTAGATTTGATGCAATAAAAGAAAATTTTGAGATAAATGATATAAAATGCGAGGGATGTGGAGCTTGTGTTGAAGTATGTCCTAATGAAGCAATTAAATTAGTTGACGATGAAACAGGAGATGTTATTACAAGCTCTATTGAAGGTGGAAAATTTTCGTATGCTCAGTTAAGGATTGGCGCTGATGGTGCAGGTAAAGTGGTTACTAAGGTAAGACAGTCACTTATAAGTGACAAGGAGAAACCAGAGTTAGTCATAATTGATGGTTCTCCAGGTATTGGATGTGTTGTGATATCTTCACTTACAGGTTGTAATATGGCTGTAGTTGTAACTGAACCAACACAGTCGGGATTAGAGGACCTAATGAGAGTATTAAGTTTAGTAGACTATTTTCATATGAAAGCTTATGTGGTTATAAATAAATTTGATATTAACCTGGAAAAAACAAAAGAAATTGAAGATTTTTGTAATGAAAATAATTTTGAAGTTGTTGGTAAAATACCTTTTGATCCATATGTAAGTAAAGCAATAAAGAAAAGCAAACCAGTAGTACTATTTGAGGAAAGTATTGCTGGTAAGGAAATTAGAAAAATATGGAACATAATAAATGAAAAGATTAAGGAGGTAGAATAA
- a CDS encoding NifB/NifX family molybdenum-iron cluster-binding protein: MRIALAVDGNYVSQHFGHCEGFELVDIQNNEVKNRIFVPNPGHRPGFLPKFLSEKGVNTIVAGGMGQTAQALFNENGIDVLVGISGSIEEVIKNYINGTLISTDEVCERHEHHGECGH; the protein is encoded by the coding sequence ATGAGAATTGCGTTAGCTGTTGATGGTAATTATGTATCACAACATTTTGGCCATTGTGAGGGATTTGAATTAGTTGATATTCAAAACAATGAAGTAAAAAATAGAATTTTTGTTCCTAACCCAGGACATAGACCAGGGTTTTTACCAAAGTTTTTAAGTGAAAAAGGAGTTAACACTATTGTTGCTGGTGGTATGGGGCAAACAGCTCAAGCTTTATTTAACGAAAATGGAATAGATGTTCTAGTTGGCATTAGTGGCAGTATTGAAGAGGTAATAAAAAATTATATTAATGGTACATTAATATCTACAGATGAGGTTTGTGAGAGACATGAGCATCATGGAGAATGTGGTCATTAG
- a CDS encoding Fur family transcriptional regulator, with protein sequence MQGKRLSYIENILKENGYRITEQRRKIIKLFLDNPNKHFHPTDIHAFLIEQGEAVGIATVYRNIKILLDNDIIEEVTFNSSKLYELKLFSRKSIHAHFICLKCKRVLDYIDVDTSLKLIKIINEIERRYDFKIEDSEITFTGFCKKCSIDE encoded by the coding sequence ATGCAAGGCAAAAGATTAAGTTATATAGAAAATATCCTAAAGGAAAATGGTTACAGGATAACTGAGCAAAGAAGAAAAATAATAAAATTGTTTCTAGATAATCCGAATAAGCATTTTCATCCAACAGATATTCATGCTTTTCTCATTGAACAAGGAGAAGCTGTGGGTATTGCAACAGTATACAGAAATATAAAAATCTTGTTGGATAATGACATAATAGAGGAAGTAACATTTAATAGTTCAAAATTATACGAACTAAAACTATTTTCAAGAAAAAGTATCCATGCACATTTTATCTGTTTAAAATGTAAAAGAGTATTAGATTATATCGATGTAGATACTTCACTTAAATTGATTAAAATAATAAATGAAATTGAGAGAAGATATGATTTTAAAATTGAGGATAGTGAGATTACATTCACAGGTTTTTGCAAAAAATGTTCAATTGATGAGTAA
- a CDS encoding SelT/SelW/SelH family (seleno)protein, protein MENKISIEYCTTUGYRPKAVSLTEKLLKEHKNKIKSITLLPSSGGVFEVKFNDELIFSKKELGRFPNEDEVESIIREKI, encoded by the coding sequence ATGGAAAATAAAATAAGTATTGAATACTGTACTACTTGAGGATATCGTCCTAAGGCAGTTAGCCTTACAGAAAAATTACTTAAGGAACATAAAAATAAAATTAAGTCTATAACATTACTACCTTCTTCAGGTGGAGTTTTTGAAGTTAAGTTTAATGATGAATTGATTTTTTCAAAAAAAGAATTAGGAAGATTTCCTAATGAAGATGAAGTTGAAAGCATAATCAGAGAAAAAATATAA
- a CDS encoding DedA family protein, which produces MESIILNIIDKLVSGNKLFLYLFFFFSQYLQIIFPPYPGDMVLVIEGYLSELVHLNIYFILTIAWFGTFLSSLMLYKLGEKEKEKILHSKFIKFIFNTKKFLKLKNMFNRHGPAAIFVSKFIPGIYSFTVLIAGISEADKKLTYLTIGIVNIIHHTMLIVLGKILKENWVIIINVLKTYNKYVIIAMIIFTLFYVLLTRVNKKKFV; this is translated from the coding sequence ATGGAGAGTATTATTTTAAATATTATAGATAAATTGGTTAGTGGTAATAAGTTATTTCTTTATTTATTTTTCTTTTTTTCACAATACTTACAAATAATTTTCCCACCATATCCAGGAGATATGGTATTGGTTATAGAAGGATATTTGTCTGAACTTGTACATTTAAACATTTATTTTATATTAACTATTGCATGGTTTGGAACTTTTTTATCATCTTTAATGTTATATAAACTTGGTGAAAAGGAAAAAGAAAAAATACTACATTCAAAATTTATTAAATTTATATTCAATACTAAGAAATTTCTAAAATTAAAAAACATGTTTAATAGGCATGGCCCTGCTGCTATTTTTGTAAGTAAGTTTATTCCTGGTATATATTCATTTACAGTCTTAATAGCTGGAATTTCTGAGGCAGATAAAAAGTTAACCTATCTTACAATTGGAATAGTTAATATTATTCATCATACGATGTTGATTGTTTTAGGGAAAATATTAAAAGAAAATTGGGTAATAATTATTAATGTACTAAAAACTTATAATAAATATGTTATTATTGCAATGATTATTTTTACACTTTTCTATGTACTACTTACACGAGTCAATAAAAAGAAATTTGTTTAG
- a CDS encoding TIGR01906 family membrane protein produces the protein MEKYTKLFALICIVCLPITMLLMNLEIATFDISFFKDKYEEYNIENVTGISEENLMLITEKLLDYLKGKRENIIIFTDVGGKIEQVFEERELLHLKDVRELFRKEHVTRNLTLLLTVVSLIYIFYKDKNRLKKILVITSSIELFLVGMLYILIYSDFYKYFTYFHKILFSNDLWLLNPKTDILIQMYPLEFFSSITYRIFALFLLENLGLLLIALLLPSRKQSNHIGV, from the coding sequence ATGGAAAAATATACAAAGTTGTTTGCATTAATTTGTATTGTCTGCTTACCAATAACTATGCTACTTATGAATTTAGAAATAGCAACATTTGATATTAGTTTTTTTAAAGATAAATATGAAGAATATAATATAGAAAATGTAACGGGAATAAGTGAAGAGAATCTAATGTTAATTACAGAAAAGCTTTTAGATTATCTTAAAGGTAAAAGAGAAAATATTATTATTTTTACAGATGTAGGAGGTAAAATTGAGCAGGTCTTTGAAGAAAGAGAATTATTACATCTAAAAGATGTAAGAGAGTTATTTAGGAAAGAACATGTTACAAGAAATTTGACTTTATTGCTAACTGTAGTTTCATTAATATATATATTTTACAAAGATAAAAATAGATTAAAAAAGATTTTAGTTATTACATCTTCAATAGAACTGTTTTTAGTTGGAATGCTTTACATATTGATATATTCAGATTTCTATAAGTATTTTACTTATTTTCATAAAATTTTATTTTCAAATGATTTGTGGCTGCTTAATCCAAAAACGGATATTTTGATACAAATGTATCCGTTGGAGTTTTTTAGCAGTATTACTTATAGAATATTTGCATTGTTTTTATTAGAAAATTTAGGTTTACTATTAATAGCTTTATTGTTGCCAAGCAGAAAACAGTCAAATCATATAGGTGTTTAG